TCCATAGGAACCACAGCCAGACCACCCCACCTGTGAACGTGCCCGCCGCGGCTGGCAGCCCCACAACGAAGCCCATCACCAAGTAGAGCAGAAACATAATGATCGTTGTGGAAACGGTCATGGATTTGATAAAGGACAGTCCCTCCGGCAGATCCATCTCCTCGGTGGATTTTGCAGGATCGCCAAACCATTTTCCCAGCAAGGCGCCAATCACTGCGAGGATGGTTGTAGTGTGACCGACGGTGAAGTCCTTGCGCCCGGTCAGCTTGAAGATAAATGGCGCAAGCAAGGCCGGGAAGAGCGTGGAGAGTACACCCTGAACCAGACCGCCGATCAGAATCAACGCCAGTCCATTCACCTGGCCGCCATCCGTGAGCGCTGCCACCACCATAAAAGCATTCCAGAACATGATATGCCCCGTCAGAAAGACATACTTCCAGCGGGTGATCCGGGCCAGCACCAGATTCACGAGGAAACCCAACAGCATCACCAGAACGATTTGAACGCCATAGGCCCCCAGGAAGGCCGTCCAGTCGACTGCGGTGGCCTGCCCCTGATAATCATAGACCAGGCCAAACAATGTTGCGATCGGTGTGATGGTTTGGTTTAAAACTCCCACCGCGGTGAACAGGATCAGCGTGCCAGCCATTGTTTTGATAACGCCGGTCAGGACTTCGCTGAAGGTCTTACGCTGAACCAGCAACCCAACCAGCGCGACCAGCCCCAGCATGAAGGTGGGCAGGAGTTGGGGGACAATATCAAAGAAGATACTCACATCCATTTTGATTCTTCTCCTAGTTTCAGATTACTCGACCTGCAGCAGCTCTTGAATGACCGGAAGTGCCTTTGAAGTCACTTCCACTTTGCTGAGGAAATCGGAAATCACTACCACGGGCTGCGCTATACCTGTAAACAACCGCGTTAACTCCGCTGAGGTCAACACCAGGTCAAAACGCTGTCCTTTGGCGGTTTCGGCATCTGAGCAAAAGGTGTCGGCTTTCAGTTGATGCGCTTGCAGGACTTCATCCAGAGTTATCTTAAGGATCAGCGAGGACCCCAGGCCAAAGCCACACACGACCATAATTCTTAATTGTTTCAACGTCACCTCATGGGGGACTTTTTCGCCATGATTATATTAATCAAGCCTTTGGAACGAAAAAGGCTCCAGAGACTCAGGAGCCCATAATTTTTAGTGCGTTTAGTTACTCATCCAATTCCAGAATATCCACCATCAGTCGAATGGCTGTCTCTATGTAATTCGGACAGACCTCTGCAAACAGATTCCGATCTCGCGCTTCCTGGAGTTGATCAGGATCTCCGATATCCAAGCCCAACAATTTCGGGCAGAGCACGCTGCCGTGTTCGGCTTTGAACCTTTGTTGGAATTCCGCAGCCAGGTGATAGCAGGCATGTTTCTTCTCCCGGTCCACCACAGCATTCCCCTTGGCAAGGCCCAACGCCATCAATGCACCGCTGACCGCGCCGCAGGCCTCCCCCATATGGCCAAAACCACCACCAAAGGGCGTGGCTATCTTGAAAGCCAGGTCCTGGTCCATGCCATAGTATTTAGCAAAAGGGGCAAAGGTCGATTGAGAACAGTTATATTTTTGAGCGAAGTAGTCCTTCGCTTCGGCTACGAGGTTGTTCGCAATGTTTTTACTCATTGATGTTTCACGCAACTTTCAGATATGACTGGATTTGATTAAATTTTCAACGGCTTCACGGGTTGGCAGAGAAGGCTGTGCCCCGCGCCGGGTAGCGGCCAGCGCACCAGCCGCCATTCCATATTCTACTGCTTCAAGCAGCGGTTTTCCTTCAGCATAAGCCACGGCTAGGGCGCCATTGAAGGCATCGCCTGCCGCAGTGGTATCCACAGCGGTGATCTCATGGGCGGGGATATGTTTATCCACTCCCCCCGTGACCACTCTGGCGCCGTTCGCGCCCAGCGTGACCACCAGGTTCTTGGTCCCCCAGCTAAGCACCTTTTCAACCGCCTTATCCACCGTGTCCTCCCCGGCGAGCATCATCAACTCGGTCTCATTGGGGGTGAGGATATCCACATTGGCCAGCAGGGACTGTGAAAGGGATTGGGCAGGGGCTGGGTTCAGCACCACAGGGATGTCATAGGCTTTTGCCAGGTTCACTGCGGCGGTGACCACCTCCATTGGGCATTCCAGCTGGAGCAGGAGCAAATCCGTATCCCGCATGATATCCCGGGCATTGGTTACATCCGCTTCTGTCACTTTATAATTCGCCCCAGAGGCAACAACGATTGAATTCTCACCATTGGCCGCCACCGCAATCATGGCTATCCCGGTTGGTGTATCGGTATCTTTGATCACATAAGTTGTCCGGATATTGTCCTCAACCAGTCCCTGGATGAGGGTGTCTCCAAAATTATCGCTGCCGACCCGGCCCACCATGGTCACTTCCCCACCCATCCGGGCCGCGGCAACGGCCTGGTTCGCACCCTTGCCGCCGGGGAAGGTTTCAAAATCTCCACCCAATACTGTTTCCCCCGGCCGCGGCGAATGGGGTACTCTAACCACCAAATCCATATTCATGCTGCCGACAACCAGTACTTTAGCCATGATTTACTTCTCCTTGTTCATCGTTCATTTTTTGGTAGTTCAGTAAACCCCAACAGGATAAACGGTTCAGGAATCGCCTTCAGGGGAATTCGGTTCTTCGCTATTTTCGCCTTCTATCCCATTTTCAGCGTCCGGCTGCTCCTGAATTTCAGGCGCTTCCATAATCTCTTCAGGTTCAGCCGCCGGTTCCTGCTCGATAACCTCAGCAATCGGGTGTTCCGGTTCAACCACCTCCCGGACCAAGTTTATAATATTCTCCGGGATCTCGTTTTCTTCTGCAAAGTCCATCAAGTCAGGCGTTTGAAGCGGTTTTTCGGGTTTCTTTTCCGGGCTGGGTTGGCTGGAGGCCAACCAGATGGCGATAATGATGCCATAGACACCCCAGAAGAGCAGATAGCGGGAATAGGGTACATTCAAATAGGGCTTTTGCATATCTCCGAAGGTCTGAACGTTATTTGTTGTCACAGAAGTGACGCCCGAAAGCCAGTATTGAGAAAACAGCCAGGATTCATCAATGGTGTAGACATTCACCCCCAGCCCCTGGTCTCGATAGGCCAGTATTTGCTGGGTGTTGATCCCGGTATCAACATTCACAATTTCATAATGTAAAGCCGCCAGTGAATCGGCGCCCGGTAGATCGGTGCTGGAAACACCCACTATACGGGTCATCTGAGGGGCGTTCTCCTGTAGGTTCGCCAGTTGCGCCTCCTCGACCAGGAACCAGATATCGCCGTTCAGACCGGATTCAAGGCAGGTCTGCAGGACGACATCAAAGAATTTATCGTAATAGGGATGCTCCACCGGCGGGTAGCGCATGTCAAACATAATGACCATGCCCTGATCTTTCACCACTTCCAGGATCTCGGCCAGTGTGGGGATTTGCTGCCCCTGGTCGATGCTCAACTGGGACTGGGAAACCAGCCCCTGGTTGATTGTGTTATAGGGGTCGGTTTGAATGAACCACAGACCGGCATTCAGCTGCTTGAGTTCATCAATCGTAAAATTGGAAGCATCCTCATCCACGCGGTCCGGGAAAATCTCAGCGATATTCGTCGTTCGGGCGAGGGTATCATCATGCATCAGGAATGCCACCCCATCCTTGCTGATGCGCAAGTCGGTTTCAAACCCCAATGCACCATAATCCGCGGCCAGCTCAGCGGATGCCACGGTATTTTCCGGCGCCAGCATAGACGCCCCGCGGTGAGCGATCAAAGCGGGGCGGGTTGGCAGATCGCCC
This Chloroflexota bacterium DNA region includes the following protein-coding sequences:
- a CDS encoding PTS sugar transporter subunit IIB, giving the protein MKQLRIMVVCGFGLGSSLILKITLDEVLQAHQLKADTFCSDAETAKGQRFDLVLTSAELTRLFTGIAQPVVVISDFLSKVEVTSKALPVIQELLQVE
- the rbsK gene encoding ribokinase, which codes for MMAKVLVVGSMNMDLVVRVPHSPRPGETVLGGDFETFPGGKGANQAVAAARMGGEVTMVGRVGSDNFGDTLIQGLVEDNIRTTYVIKDTDTPTGIAMIAVAANGENSIVVASGANYKVTEADVTNARDIMRDTDLLLLQLECPMEVVTAAVNLAKAYDIPVVLNPAPAQSLSQSLLANVDILTPNETELMMLAGEDTVDKAVEKVLSWGTKNLVVTLGANGARVVTGGVDKHIPAHEITAVDTTAAGDAFNGALAVAYAEGKPLLEAVEYGMAAGALAATRRGAQPSLPTREAVENLIKSSHI
- a CDS encoding C_GCAxxG_C_C family protein, producing the protein MSKNIANNLVAEAKDYFAQKYNCSQSTFAPFAKYYGMDQDLAFKIATPFGGGFGHMGEACGAVSGALMALGLAKGNAVVDREKKHACYHLAAEFQQRFKAEHGSVLCPKLLGLDIGDPDQLQEARDRNLFAEVCPNYIETAIRLMVDILELDE
- a CDS encoding PTS ascorbate transporter subunit IIC; translated protein: MDVSIFFDIVPQLLPTFMLGLVALVGLLVQRKTFSEVLTGVIKTMAGTLILFTAVGVLNQTITPIATLFGLVYDYQGQATAVDWTAFLGAYGVQIVLVMLLGFLVNLVLARITRWKYVFLTGHIMFWNAFMVVAALTDGGQVNGLALILIGGLVQGVLSTLFPALLAPFIFKLTGRKDFTVGHTTTILAVIGALLGKWFGDPAKSTEEMDLPEGLSFIKSMTVSTTIIMFLLYLVMGFVVGLPAAAGTFTGGVVWLWFLWIVMQGILFGGGLVILLTGVRMMLAEIVPAFHGIARKIVPDGVPALDCPMIFPYGQNALMIGFPIAMVASLVTLVIFGMAGYPYLLLPLVVAAFFDVGPAAVLANATGGRRGVVIASIAGGVLLIVFQALSLPFVMNTAAGFVNAFGGNDFSIIAIVVGGLTRLIGSIF